TCCCATCCCGGCCCCATGCCGCACACCCAGCTGTCCGGCTCCTGGGGGACCAACCCATGGGGGATCTGGTGCATGAACTGCCACGGAGGGGATACCCTGGGCGGCCTGCACGGGACCAACCGCGGCGTGGGGAAGTATGGGAGCACGCCGCTGGGCAAGAGGTTCATGAACGGGGCCTTCATAGAGGGATGGACAGCTGCGGCGGACGGGCAGAGAGGCACCTGCTGGGCCACGTGTCATCCGGGCCCCAAGCGCTACAGAGCGAACTATAACTACCCGCCATAACGCAGAACTCCCAGCCGCGCGCTCTGGACGCGGCCGGGAGCCAGCTCACCTTCACCAAGACTCCCCTCGGCAACCCCCTCGATGTTTCGCGCCCTCAATTGACCGCGCGAGGCGTGACCGACCTCGTGTGTCCCTTCTCCCGCCCTTAGGCCGTACCCCATTGGCATCAAGTTAAGCGTGCAGAAGCGTGGCCCCGCATCTCTGGGGTGGATCGGAGGGGCGGTAGCCCCTCCGAAGAACTCTATTTCCAGCCCCTCACCTGCCCCGTGGGGCCGGAGGCTACCGCCAAAGCCCCAACCAGGCAGGGAAAAAGCGAGAAAAAGAGTTTTTCTGCGGAGGGGCTTCCCCTCCGCGCCTCCCCTTTCAGGTGCGACCGCCCGTGGAGGGAGAAAAAGCGACAGGCCGGGGGCCTCGCCCATGCTGTTCAGCTGATGCGGACAGGACACGGCGGCGTCGTGCCCCCTAACCAAGACCCAGTTTGGAGAAGAGATCCCTGGGAGAGCGGCGGCCCCTCCGCCACCGCGGGGATGCAGGGTCACGTTTGCGTAATCCGCTGCTTACCTGCGGGCAGAAATGATCCATGAATCGCCCCTGCCTTGGCAACACCCATAAGGGAGAGCATCGAATTGTGAGTATCGCGTAAAATGTGAAATTGTTCATATTGACACCCCTTCCACTTTGAGCTAGAATGTTCATAGGTTTTATCTTTATCCCTGTGATTTCCTCGCGATGAATCCGGCAAGGGGCCGGCATCGCTCAAACGTCTGCAAGTCACCTTGGTCAGGATATTGTCATGGAGGAGGACCAGGAGGCCTGCCACAGCATCCTCTTCGCAACCGTCCGACATAGGGGAAAGGACGCCCCTTTGAAATCCAGGCCGGAGATCATGCACTCAGACATGTTCTCTCCTGGACAGCTCCTATGATGGGTTTCCCAACAACGACGGATTCGCCAACTCAATCTCAAAGCTCAATGGTGGAGGAACGGAGATGAACAAGATCGCCATCATAGCGGCTAGCCTCACACTGCTGCTATTCCTCGTCCTGATCGTCACCGGGTGTGCGCCCATCCTCACGCCTCCCGCGATGCCATCCCCCACACAGGTCACTTCCGCCGAATCCCCCGCGTCACCCCCGGCGGAAGAAGAGGCCGTGGCGGAGGAGAAAGTCGTCATAGAGGACGACGCCTGCACGGAGTGCCACCGAGAAGTGACGCCAGGGATCGTGCGAGACTACCAGCAGGGCAAGATGTACACGGCCGGCATCCAGTGCGCGAGCTGCCACGGCTCCAAGCACATGAGCGCCGAGGACGTGGCCCAGGTGAGGATCCCCACGCCTGACGTCTGCGGGGCCTGCCATCCGACCCAGGTCGCCCAGTTCAAGGAGGGCAAGCACGCCATCGCCTGGGCAGCCATGAACGCCATGCCCACCACTCACATGCAGCCCATGGCGCTGATCGAGGGGAAGAAAGGATGCGGCAGCTGCCATAAGATCGGCCTGAAGACGGAGGAGGAGATCCAGGCGATGCAAGAGGCCGGCGAGATCCACGGCGTGGCCTCATGTGACTCCTGCCATACGCGACACGCCTTCTCCGTCGCCGAGGCGCGTCAACCGGAAGCCTGTGCCACCTGCCATATGGGCTTCGACCATCCGCAGTGGGAGATGTGGCAGACCTCCAAGCACGGCGTGCGGTTCCTGCTCAAGCGCCAGGGGGTGCTGCCGGAGGATGCCGCCGCCCCGAGTTGCCAGGACTGCCACATGCAAGGCGGCGATCATGAGGTTCGCACGGCGTGGGGCTTCCTGGCGGTACGCCTGCCGCTACCCGAGGATCCCCAATGGGCGGATGATCGGGTGACGATCCTGAAGGCCCTGGGCGTGCTCGATCCGGAAGGGAATCCAACGGGGCGGCTCGACGTCGTCAAGGCCGCGGACGTGGCGCGCCTGACCGAGGAAGCCTGGCAGGCCGAGCGCCAGAAGATGCTGGCGACCTGTAGCGAGTGCCACTCTGAGCCCTTCGCGGAAGCTGAGCTGAAGAAGGGCGATGACATGATTCGCGAGGCCGACCGCCTTATGGCAGAGGCCATCCGAATCGTGGCCAAGCTTTACGAGGATGGTCTCCTGGAGCGGCCCGAGCACTTCGCATACGACTATCCGGACCTGCTGACGTTCTACGAGGTGAACCATCCCATCGAGCAGGAGCTCTTCAAGATGTTCCTGGAGTATCGGATGCGCACCTTCCAGGGAGCCTTCCACGCGAACCCGGAGTACACCTTCTGGTACGGCTGGGCGGAGATGAAGGCGAGCTTGACGGAGATCAGGGCAATGGCCGAGGAACTGCGCGAGAAGGCCGCCCAGTGATGAGGAGAGTGTGAGACCAGAAGGCCAAGCCGAGCGAAGAGTTCTCTCAGAGCGTGTCTAAGGAATTCCGCGGCTCCTATCACGGGGAGGCTCGGATCCCCTCCACGCCTCCCCCTACGAAGGATGCCGCGGTAAAGTGCCTCAGGCGCCTGACCGGCGCAAGCATTAGATGCGCTCTCAAGCAAAGGAGGAGGATAAGATGAGAAGATGGTTCGTTGCGGCATTTGGCCTGCTGCTCATCGGTATACTCGTGGTCGGGTGTGCCCAGGAGGCCACGCCGACAGCGGCGCCTCCCACACCAACGCCCATTCCACCTACACCAACTCCTGTGCCGCCTACACCGACGCCGGTACCCCCCACACCAACGCCGATACCTCCAACGCCGACGCCGGTACCGCCGACGCCAACGCCAGTGGCGGCGAAGCCTTTCACCGCCACATTGGAGATACTGGCCATCGCCCCGGTACAGGGGATCACGGTCCCCATCGCCGACACAGGGGAAACCATGGCGCTCTTCACCACCGGGCTCAAGGTGGTCCCTCCCGGGGTACCCCAATACCTACACGCGGGCGCGGTCGGCCTGGCTGAGGGGACGAGCATCGCCTCCTATGAGTGGACACTAGCCGCTCCAGAAGGGTCAACGGCCTCGCTGGAGGAGGTGGCCGCCGACGCGGAGAAAGGGATCCCGGAAGGTAGCGCCGTCTTTATCCCCGATCAAGAGGGAACCTATGTGATCACGGTGACGGTGACGGATAGCGCAGGGAACGTAAGCGCTCCGGCCGAGATCACCATGCAAGCGGCTACCTATGTGGGAGTCGGCGGTATGGATGGGGAGAAGGCTTCGCCGCCGCAGTGTCGAGTCTGTCACGCTGACCAAACGGCCGCGTGGGAAAAGACGGGGCATGCGACCTTCTTCCAGCGGAGCCTGGACGAGAACCCCACCGGGTTCTACGGACCCCGGTGCATCTCCTGCCACACCGTCGGATACTATCCGGCAGCGACAGCAGAGACTGGAGGCTTCGCGGATGTGGCACAAAAGCTGGGCTGGACCTTCCCCGAGGAGATCGGCGTAGAAGGCACCTACGACGCCCTGCCGCCGGAGTTAAAGAATCTGGCCAACATCCAGTGCGAAAATTGTCACGGCCCCGGCAGCGCCCACAACGGGGATGAGGCCAAGATCGACAGCAGCCTGAGCGCGGGCGTCTGTGACCAATGCCATAACGACGGCCATTACCACGTCAAAGGCGATCAATTGGTCAACGCCAAGCACGCGCAGGCAGGCACGCTGGGTCCTCCCAACGGAAGGGCGCCGTGCGCGCGATGCCACTCACCGGGCGGGTTCGTGGACTTCATCAACGATGTACCTGAGGAGAAACGCCGCGCGGAGGTGGGCGCGATCGAATGTGCAACCTGCCATGACCCCCATGGGAATGGGAACCCCTGGCAATTGCGCGTCGTAGACGCCGTGAAGGGCGCCCCCATCGAGATCACCGACGCGGGGCTGTCCGCCATCTGCATGGAATGCCACAACGCCCGAGTGACGGCGGAGGAAGTCTTGGCGGAAAAGCCACACTTCCCGCACTACAGCGCGGCCGCGGAAGCCATCATGGGGCAGGGCGGTTACGATTTCGGCGAGGAGCTCCCGAACTCACCGCACGGGAAGATCATCGGCGTAGCGGCCACCCCAGATCAGTTCGGCGGTTACAAGCCAGGTCCATGTGTGGCCTGCCATATGGCGGAGACGCCGGGAGGGAATCGTAACACAGAGGAATCCCTGCAGGTGCCCGGCCACAACCTGGTCGGCGCTCACAGCTTCAACATGGTCAGCCCCGACGGCACCTTCGAACATGTGGCCGTCTGCCAAACCTGTCACGCGGGCATAGAGACCTTCAACTTCCCGGCTGAGGCCGATTACGACGGAGACGGCGCTGTGGAAGGTGTGCAGGATGAGATCAAGGGGTTGCTGGATCTGCTGAAGGAGGCGATCGTCGCCAGCGGCATCCCTGCTCTGGACCACTACCCCTACTTCAAGCTACCCGACGAGGCGACGGAGGAGCAGAAGGCGGCTATCTACAACTATCGCTTCGTCATCGGTGTCGTGCCCGAGGGAGAAGGGCGCGCGGCAGCAGCTCATAACTTTAAGCGCTCCGTGGCCTTGCTGCAGCTCTCGTATCGAAAGCTGACGGGCCAGGATGTGCCCAACGCCACGCTACTGATCGACTAACCCAAGACCGGCGAGTTCCCACTGCGGGCTCAACGCCCGCAGTGGGTTCGCAGTTGACCGGGGGGGCTCCAATCGCATCAGAAAGGAGGGAGAATCAGACATGAGGAGACGATGGAGAACGGTGTTGTTCGTAGGCAGTCTCCTGGTACTGGCGCTGGTGCTAGCTGCATGCGCTGCCCAGGCCGGGCCGCCCGGACCGGAAGGACCGCCCGGGCCACAGGGTCCCGCCGGGCCACAGGGGCCGCCCGGGCCAGAAGGGCCTCCAGGTCCACAGGGGCCGCAGGGACCACCAGGGCCTCCGGGACCATCGGGCGCGGAATATGTGGGGGCCGAAACGTGTGGTACCTGCCATCAGGAGATCTATGAGAAGTTCATGCGCTCCGGGCATGCCTGGAAGCTGAACCCCGTGGTGAACGGCCAGCCGCCCGACTATCCGTTTACCGAGGTGCCCAACCCGCCGGAGGGCTACACGTGGGATGACATCTCCTATGTCATCGGCGGCTACAACTGGAAGGCGCGCTTCATCGACAAGGAAGGCTACATCATCACCGGCGATGAAAACGCGACCACCCAGTACAACTTCGCCAATCCCATCGTGGGCAAGGAAGCCGGCTGGGTTGCCTATCACCCCGGGGAGGAGAAGCCGTACAACTGCGGCCCCTGCCACACCACCGGGTATAAGCCTGAGGGCCACCAGGATGACATGCCCGGCATCGTAGGCACGTGGGCCGAGCCTGGCATCAAGTGCGAGGAATGCCACGGCCCAGGCAGCCTCCACGCGGCCAATCCGTATGGCGTGCGCCTGGAAGTGGATCGGGATTCCGAACAGTGTGGCGAGTGCCACCTGCGCGGCGATCCGACGGCTGTAGACGCCAAGGGCGGATTCATCAAGCACCACGAGCAGTACGAAGAGCTGCTTCAGAGCAAGCACATCGCCCTGGACTGCGTCGTGTGCCATGATCCGCATGAGGGCGTCGTGCAGCTGCGCAAGGCAGGCGAGCCGACGACGCGAATCCAGTGCGAGAACTGCCACTTCAAGGAGGCCAAGAACCAAAGCGATGTGCACAAGGCCATGAAAGTGGAGTGCGTCGATTGCCACATGCCGCGTATCGTAAAGAGCGCATGGGGCGACCCGGATAAGTTCACCGGGGACATCCGCACTCACATGATGGCCATCGACCCGGAGCAGGTGAACCAGTTCACCGAGGACGGCAAGCTGGCCTTGTCGCAGATCTCGCTGGACTTCGCCTGCCGACATTGCCACGTGGAGGGCGGACAGGCAACTCCCAAGACGGATGAGCAACTACGTGAGCGAGCCATCGGCTATCACGAGGGGCCGTAACCCTCATCCGTAGCACAAGGGGCCTCTCCCGCATAGGGGGAGGCCCTTTTCGTATCCGCCTCCTCTCCACACCAGCTCCCGTCCGTCCCTTTGTGTAAAATCCCACAGCGCCCTACCGATTCAGCATTTTCATATCACTTCTGGTATAATGTGACACAGTGATCAGGTGCACAAATGCCCCTGTCTTACAAGCTTCTACCTCAACACACCGCACCTGTGATCACACGATGTAAGATCTCGGCCGAGGACGGATCTCCGACTATCCGATGTCTGAGAATGCGTCTGAAAAACACACCACGAAGGGCATGAAAAGGAGCATATCGAGGCCGCTTCTTACAATTAGCGTCCTAGAATTCACCATCGCCGGAGTATTTGTCGATCAGTAGAGGTACGACGCCGCCGTGTTCCTACCCAAAATCAGGAGCTTTGGTATCTTTGAGGCTTATCAACAGCTTAGGCGGTATCTCTTAGACATACTCTGAGATGTTAAGCTTTGAACATATGACGTGCCCCATTTCACATATAAGTATTCAAATGATACAATGAGCCCATCTGGCATGTAAGGAACATTCATCGGCCAGGCGTCCGAGGGCGTCCCTCAACCGTACGCCCCACAGGGGAAGACGTGGAGGGATCCCCTCCACGGGAGCCCCTCTCTCCTGGCCTGTATCCGTCTTTCTCGGCCTTTTCCACAAGGATCTGGGCTGAGGCCGGGCAGATCAGAGGCGATCGATATCCGATCCACCGCATCCCTGGGGAGGAGGCATGCTCGTAAATCCTTGGCGGCGACGATGCAAATACGCAGCGATTCTCTTGCTGGCCCTGATGCTACTGACCCCCTTCACCATCGATGCTGCGGGGCAAGGGGGCGATGAGAACGCGGTCTGCCTGGGCTGCCACAGCAACCCAAGCCTCGAGATGGAGCTGCCCAGCGGCGAGAAGCTATCCCTGTACGTGGACCCGGAAGTGTTCGGATCCTCCGTCCACGGCCGACTGAAGCAGAAATGCACGGCCTGTCATGAGAACATCTCCGGATATCCCCATCCACCGCTGTTCGCCGTAGACCGCCGGGACCTGTCCATAGGGCTCTACACCGTCTGCCGGCAGTGCCATGAAAAGCAATATCGTGACACCCTGGATAGCGTCCACGCCCGCCTGCTGGCCGGTGGGGACCGAAACGCTCCCGTCTGCACTGACTGCCACGGGTATCACGATGTCACCCCGCCCGACGAGCCACGCTCCAAGATCGCTCAGACATGCTCAAAATGCCACTCCATCATTTACAACCAATACAAGGAGAGCGTCCACGGCGCAGCGCTCATGGAGGAGAGGAATCCGGACGTGCCAACATGCGTGGATTGCCACGGAGTGCATCACATGGACGACCCACGCACGGCGGAGTTTCGTCTCAAGTCGCCGCAGATCTGCGCGAACTGCCATACCGACCCTGAGCGC
The nucleotide sequence above comes from Chloroflexota bacterium. Encoded proteins:
- a CDS encoding cytochrome C, with the protein product MPSPTQVTSAESPASPPAEEEAVAEEKVVIEDDACTECHREVTPGIVRDYQQGKMYTAGIQCASCHGSKHMSAEDVAQVRIPTPDVCGACHPTQVAQFKEGKHAIAWAAMNAMPTTHMQPMALIEGKKGCGSCHKIGLKTEEEIQAMQEAGEIHGVASCDSCHTRHAFSVAEARQPEACATCHMGFDHPQWEMWQTSKHGVRFLLKRQGVLPEDAAAPSCQDCHMQGGDHEVRTAWGFLAVRLPLPEDPQWADDRVTILKALGVLDPEGNPTGRLDVVKAADVARLTEEAWQAERQKMLATCSECHSEPFAEAELKKGDDMIREADRLMAEAIRIVAKLYEDGLLERPEHFAYDYPDLLTFYEVNHPIEQELFKMFLEYRMRTFQGAFHANPEYTFWYGWAEMKASLTEIRAMAEELREKAAQ
- a CDS encoding cytochrome C, which produces MLVNPWRRRCKYAAILLLALMLLTPFTIDAAGQGGDENAVCLGCHSNPSLEMELPSGEKLSLYVDPEVFGSSVHGRLKQKCTACHENISGYPHPPLFAVDRRDLSIGLYTVCRQCHEKQYRDTLDSVHARLLAGGDRNAPVCTDCHGYHDVTPPDEPRSKIAQTCSKCHSIIYNQYKESVHGAALMEERNPDVPTCVDCHGVHHMDDPRTAEFRLKSPQICANCHTDPERMDKYGISTDVLDTYVADFHGTTVELFVKQAPDHPTNKAVCYDCHGIHDIKKVTDPEATVVKENLLRTCRQCHPDATANFPTAWVGHYRASPDRYPLVYYVNLFYNILIPSLIGFFLIYILLDATHRILKRFARRGA